The Tissierellales bacterium nucleotide sequence TAATAAGTGTAGCAATTCCTGCAAAAAGCGGATTGTTAATGTTTAGTATTTTAGAGATTGATAATACTAAAAATATGGCAATGCCAGTTTTGATAGTCCTCATACCAATTTTCTTCACTAATATACACCTCTTAATGTTATTCTATAAATGTATTATAACAACCATTCATTTTAAGTACAAGGAAGCAAGGATTCCTTGAATAATTTTAAAATTGGAGTAAAGTATAGTTAGATAGAAGATAGTTTAGGGGTGGAGTAATGAAAAATGTCAATAATAAGAAAAAAGTACTTAAAGTAGCTATAATGTTAACATTTATTGGAGTTTTACTTTATTTAATATTTAGTTTTGATATTTATAATAAAGAAGGGTTAGAAAATTTTTTTAAGACAGCAGGGGCAAATAGGAATTTTTCCTTATTCTTTTTTATTATAACTACTATTTTAGTAATATTTTTCGTTCCTATTTCTTGGTTTTCTGCCTTAGGAGCTTTTTTCTTTGGTATGAAAGGATTTATTTATGTTATAGCTGCAGGAATGATAGGAGCGACAGTTAGTTTTTATATAGCTAGAATATTTCAATATGATGTTATGAAATTTGTAAATAGACTTTATTATAGAAAGAAAAGAAAGGTTAGTTTAGAAGAAGTATCTGCTAAAATAGAACAATATGGTATAGGTTATGTTTTTTTTATAAGGAGTATGCCTTTTATTCCCTTTAGTATAGCCAACTTTGTATCTGGAGTTACAACTATAAATGTGAAAGATTATTTATTAGGAACTTTAATGGGATTAGGACCTGGTCAGTTGGCTACTACCTACTTTTTTACGAAAGCTGTAAATATTAAAGATGATCCATTGGGAGCTATAATAGCAGCTTTAATAAAAGGTGGTTATGTGGTATTAGTCCTATTATTATATAGAAAAAGTAAATATAAAACAAAAGAGTAATATCTTTTTCTCAATAGACTAATGTAAATGCATAAAAATAATCCTAGCTTTTTAACAAAACTTTAAAAATATCACTAAAATTAAAGCTACCTTAAAAGAAGATATAAAGGAATATTAAAATATAGTAACAATGTAAAAAATGTATATGTTTATAATAAAAGTATTAACAATAGCATATTAATATATGAAAAGAAATAGAAAGGAATAGACCCTTTCTATTTTTAAGTTTAACTTTTCTATATGTAGTGTTATAATATTATTAGGAATACAAGAATAAGCATAAGTATTATTATCAAATAATTTCAAATTTTGCTGTAAAAGGGTGAAATTAATAGAAAGATGCCTTATTCACTTTTTATTAAGAAAATTATCCACATGAAGAATAAATAGTTTACAGTTTTCCACAGACTTATCCACATTACCCACAGAATGGCCTAAAGCTTATCCACAAAGAGCACACAAAGATTTGTGAATAAACTGGTAAATAATTATTCATATTTTATGAATAATTTTAGAAGAGGTATATTATATTAGGCTTGTATGTTATAGGTACCTATGGTTTGGGTATCATATAATATAAATACATATTAGTAGATAGGTTGCTAATATCAAAAGGAGTGAGGTTTATGTTATTAACTTTTACTGGGATAAATATGGAAGTAACAGATGCTTTAAAGGAAATGACTGAAAAAAAATTTGGAAAATTAGATAAGTATTTTGAGGAAGATATTAAGGCCGATGTAACCTTTAGTGTAGAAAAGGAAAGGCAAATTTTAGAAGTAACCATAAACCTACCTGGAACTATTCTTCGTGCTGAAGAAGCTACTGACGATATGTATAATACAATTGATAAAGTAGTAGAAATACTAGAAGCACAAATTAGGAAATATAAAACTAAGCTTCAAAAGAGATACAAAAATGGAAGAACTATAAGATTTGAAAATATTGCTCCCTTAGCAAAGGAAGAAGAGGAAAAAGATGAAAAACCTAAAGTTGTAAGAACAAAAAGATTTGATATGAAACCAATGAATGTAGAGGAAGCAATACTTCAAATGGAGTTGTTAAGACACAATTTTTTCTTGTTTCTAAATGCAGAAACAGATGATCTAAATGTTTTATACAAAAGAAAAGATGGAAATTATGGGTTGATAGAACCAGAGCTTTAATAGTATAATTGATATAGATAAAAATTGCAGGATAGAAATCCTGCAATTTTTTAATATTGAAGGAGGTTGAAGCCGTGTGTTTATCGAAGTAATAATATTATCAATAATTGTAGGATTAATTAGAGGGGGTAAATTTACTAGATTAATAAAAGTAGATTTTAAAAGAGTGTGGATACTAATTTTTGCTTTTGTATTCCAATATTTTCTGGTATTCATAAATAGTACAGAAGAAATTCAGATGATGGGAAAACTTTATAATTATTTAAAGCAATTAATTATTTTATCCTACATATTGTTATTTATCGGGATATTTGCAAATATCAAGTATAGGTCTTTATGGCTGGTGCTAAGTGGAACAGTTTTAAATTTTTTTGCAGTGGTTGTAAATCATTGGAAAATACCAATTTTAAAGGAAGGATTTAAATTAGTAGGCTTAAAAGATATGTATACTATGCTTGAGGGAGGGAATCTTCCTTTATATACAGCTATTTCTGATGCTACAAAATATCCTGTATTAGGGAAGATTATAGCAATTTCTAAGCCTTATCCATTTCCTAATATAATAAGTATAGGTGATCTATTAATGTGTTTTGGTTTGTACACTCTTATTCAAGAAATAATGTTATCAGAAGGGGCACAGGAAAAAAGTACTCTCAGATTCAGCTCTAGTAATTGGCGATAAACTGTTATATTTAGTATGTAGAAGTGACAAACTACGTTGTAGTTAGGTGTAACTTGAAAGGTGGTAAGTAAAGATATGAAATCTTTATTTGAAAAAATATTTAGTAACTATAGTGACAGGGAACTAAAAAAAATAGAGCCAATAGTTGATGAGATAGAAGCCTTAGAAAATAGTATGAAGGGGCTTTCAGATGAAGAATTAAAGAATAAAACCGATGAATTTAAAAATCGACTTAATAGTGGTGAAACTGTTAATGATTTACTGCCAGAGGCTTTTGCTGTTGTAAGGGAAGCCTCTGATAGAGTATTAGGCATGAGACATTTTAAGGTTCAACTTTATGGTGGTATAGTACTTCACCAAGGTAGAATCTCAGAAATGAAAACGGGTGAAGGTAAGACTTTGGTAGCAACTTTACCTGCTTATTTAAATGGTTTAACTGGTAAAGGAGTCCATATTGTAACTGTAAATGATTATCTAGCAAAAAGAGATAGAGAATGGATGGGAAAGATTTATGAATTTTTAGGTTTAACTGTAGGAACTATAGTTCATGGTATGAATAACAAAGAAAGAAAAGAAGCTTATAACTGTGATATAGTTTATGGGACTAACAATGAATTTGGTTTTGATTATTTAAGAGACAATATGGTTATTTACAAAGATGAAAAGGTACAAAATAATTTGAATTATGTCATTGTAGACGAAGTAGACAGTATTCTTATAGATGAGGCTAGAACTCCTTTAATTATTTCCGGTGCTGGAGACAAGTCTACAGATTTATACTTTGTAGCAGATAATTTTATAAAAACTTTAGAAGGTAGAATAATAAAACCTAATGAAGAAGATTCAGACCCTTTTAATAGAGAAATAAAAGAAGAAGTAGTAGATTATTTAGTTGATGAAAAAGCAAGAACTTGTACTTTAACATCAAAGGGAACGAAAAAAGCGGAAAGTTTCTTTAAAATAGAAAACTTAGCTGACCCAGATAATATGGAAATTGCACATCATATTAATCAGGCCTTAAAGGCTAGATATATTATGAAAAAAGATATAGATTACGTTGTAAAAGATAGACAAATTATTATTGTAGATGAATTTACAGGAAGGTTAATGTATGGAAGAAGGTATAGTGATGGACTTCACCAAGCTATAGAGGCTAAGGAAGGTTTAGATGTAAGAGGCGAATCTAAAACATTAGCTACTATTACATTCCAAAATTATTTTAGAATGTATGAAAAAATAGCAGGTATGACTGGTACTGCCAAAACAGAAGAAGCAGAATTTAAAGAAATATATGGTATGGATGTTGTGGAAATTCCTACTAATGAGCCGGTTATTCGTATAGATTATCCGGACGTAGTATATAAAATGGAAGAAGGAAAATTTAATGAAGTTGTAAAAGAAATAAAAGAAAGACATAAAACTGGGCAGCCAATACTTGTAGGTACAATAAATATTGAAAAATCAGAGCTATTAAGTAAAAGACTTAAAAGGGAAGGAATTCCTCATCAAGTTTTAAACGCTAAATATCACGAAAAGGAAGCAGACATTGTAGCTCAAGCTGGAAGAATGGGTGCCGTAACTATTGCTACTAATATGGCTGGTAGAGGTACTGATATAGTTTTAGGTGGAAACCCAGAATATCTATCAAAAGCAGCCTTAAAACGAAAAGGTTATGATGATGAAATAATAGCTTTTGTAGATAGTTCTTTAGAAATAGATAATGAGGAAATAATAGAAGCTAGGAAGGTCTATGAGAAATTATATAAAAAGTTTGAAAAGGAAACAGAGAAGGAACATGAAGAAGTAATTAATGCTGGAGGACTTCATATAATTGGGACTGAAAGACACGAGTCTAGAAGAATAGATAATCAATTAAGAGGTAGAGCAGGAAGACAAGGAGACCCTGGCTCCTCAAGGTTTTATATTTCTTTTGAAGATGATTTAATTAGGATTTTTGGTGGACAACGTACAGTAGAAATGGTAAATAAACTTGGTATGCCCGATGATCAACCTTTAGAGCATAAATTATTAACTAGAACTATTGAAAATGCTCAAAGAAAGGTAGAAGGAAATAACTTTGCTATAAGGAAACATGTTTTGCAATATGATGATGTTATGAATAAGCAAAGAGAAGTAATATATGGAGAAAGAAAGAAAGTTTTAGAAGGGGAAAACTTAAAAGAAAATATTATATCTATGATAAAAAATATCATATTAAATACTATAGAAACATATACCCAAGGAAGTATTTACCCAGAAGAGTGGAATCTAGAAGGGATAAAGAACCATTTGGAAGCTATATTTCTGCCTAAAGGATTTTTTGAGGATTTGGATATTCTAAAATTAGATAAAGAAACTTTAAAAGAAAAACTTTTTAGAATAGCTTTAGACAAATATGAGGAAAAGGAAAGAGAAATTGGAGAAGAAAGATTTAGAGAAATAGAGAGAGTAGTATTATTACAGGTAGTAGATAGAAAGTGGATGGATCATATAGATGCAATGGATCAGCTAAGACAAGGTATCGGTCTTAGAGCCTATGGTCAAGAAGATCCTGTTAGAGCTTATCAAGTAGAAGGTTTTGATATGTTTGAGGAAATGAATGTCTCAATACAAGAAGATACGGTAAAACTATTGTTTAATGTA carries:
- a CDS encoding VTT domain-containing protein; amino-acid sequence: MKNVNNKKKVLKVAIMLTFIGVLLYLIFSFDIYNKEGLENFFKTAGANRNFSLFFFIITTILVIFFVPISWFSALGAFFFGMKGFIYVIAAGMIGATVSFYIARIFQYDVMKFVNRLYYRKKRKVSLEEVSAKIEQYGIGYVFFIRSMPFIPFSIANFVSGVTTINVKDYLLGTLMGLGPGQLATTYFFTKAVNIKDDPLGAIIAALIKGGYVVLVLLLYRKSKYKTKE
- the raiA gene encoding ribosome-associated translation inhibitor RaiA, giving the protein MLLTFTGINMEVTDALKEMTEKKFGKLDKYFEEDIKADVTFSVEKERQILEVTINLPGTILRAEEATDDMYNTIDKVVEILEAQIRKYKTKLQKRYKNGRTIRFENIAPLAKEEEEKDEKPKVVRTKRFDMKPMNVEEAILQMELLRHNFFLFLNAETDDLNVLYKRKDGNYGLIEPEL
- a CDS encoding DUF5317 domain-containing protein encodes the protein MFIEVIILSIIVGLIRGGKFTRLIKVDFKRVWILIFAFVFQYFLVFINSTEEIQMMGKLYNYLKQLIILSYILLFIGIFANIKYRSLWLVLSGTVLNFFAVVVNHWKIPILKEGFKLVGLKDMYTMLEGGNLPLYTAISDATKYPVLGKIIAISKPYPFPNIISIGDLLMCFGLYTLIQEIMLSEGAQEKSTLRFSSSNWR
- the secA gene encoding preprotein translocase subunit SecA — protein: MKSLFEKIFSNYSDRELKKIEPIVDEIEALENSMKGLSDEELKNKTDEFKNRLNSGETVNDLLPEAFAVVREASDRVLGMRHFKVQLYGGIVLHQGRISEMKTGEGKTLVATLPAYLNGLTGKGVHIVTVNDYLAKRDREWMGKIYEFLGLTVGTIVHGMNNKERKEAYNCDIVYGTNNEFGFDYLRDNMVIYKDEKVQNNLNYVIVDEVDSILIDEARTPLIISGAGDKSTDLYFVADNFIKTLEGRIIKPNEEDSDPFNREIKEEVVDYLVDEKARTCTLTSKGTKKAESFFKIENLADPDNMEIAHHINQALKARYIMKKDIDYVVKDRQIIIVDEFTGRLMYGRRYSDGLHQAIEAKEGLDVRGESKTLATITFQNYFRMYEKIAGMTGTAKTEEAEFKEIYGMDVVEIPTNEPVIRIDYPDVVYKMEEGKFNEVVKEIKERHKTGQPILVGTINIEKSELLSKRLKREGIPHQVLNAKYHEKEADIVAQAGRMGAVTIATNMAGRGTDIVLGGNPEYLSKAALKRKGYDDEIIAFVDSSLEIDNEEIIEARKVYEKLYKKFEKETEKEHEEVINAGGLHIIGTERHESRRIDNQLRGRAGRQGDPGSSRFYISFEDDLIRIFGGQRTVEMVNKLGMPDDQPLEHKLLTRTIENAQRKVEGNNFAIRKHVLQYDDVMNKQREVIYGERKKVLEGENLKENIISMIKNIILNTIETYTQGSIYPEEWNLEGIKNHLEAIFLPKGFFEDLDILKLDKETLKEKLFRIALDKYEEKEREIGEERFREIERVVLLQVVDRKWMDHIDAMDQLRQGIGLRAYGQEDPVRAYQVEGFDMFEEMNVSIQEDTVKLLFNVESPDKMERKRMAKPISTNIQKGKGKQKQKPIVKGRKIGRNEPCPCGSGKKYKKCCGR